The Saccharothrix variisporea genome has a segment encoding these proteins:
- the purQ gene encoding phosphoribosylformylglycinamidine synthase subunit PurQ: MKVGVITFPGTLDDVDAARAVKYAGGEAVSLWHADHDLKGVDAVIVPGGFSYGDYLRCGAIARFAPVMQEVVEAANKGMPVLGICNGFQILCEAHLLPGALIRNHKLHFVCRDQWLKVENNETAWTTRYDQGAEILVPLKSGEGGYQADAETLKQLEGEGRVVFRYVGDNPNGSRNGIAGITSANGRVVGLMPHPEHAIDALTGPTDDGLGMFLSLLDAVVSA; this comes from the coding sequence ATGAAGGTCGGGGTCATCACCTTTCCCGGCACGTTGGACGACGTCGACGCGGCTCGCGCGGTCAAGTACGCGGGTGGCGAGGCGGTCAGCCTGTGGCACGCCGACCACGACCTGAAGGGCGTGGACGCGGTCATCGTGCCCGGGGGCTTCTCCTACGGTGACTACCTGCGGTGCGGGGCCATCGCGCGGTTCGCGCCCGTCATGCAGGAAGTGGTCGAGGCCGCGAACAAGGGGATGCCCGTGCTGGGCATCTGCAACGGCTTCCAGATCCTGTGCGAGGCGCACCTGCTGCCCGGCGCGCTGATCCGCAACCACAAGCTGCACTTCGTGTGCCGCGACCAGTGGCTCAAGGTCGAGAACAACGAGACGGCCTGGACCACCCGCTACGACCAGGGCGCCGAGATCCTCGTCCCGCTCAAGTCCGGTGAGGGCGGCTACCAGGCCGACGCCGAGACGCTGAAGCAGCTGGAGGGCGAAGGCCGCGTGGTGTTCCGCTACGTCGGCGACAACCCGAACGGCTCGCGCAACGGCATCGCCGGCATCACCAGCGCCAACGGCCGCGTGGTCGGTCTCATGCCGCACCCGGAGCACGCGATCGACGCCCTCACCGGCCCGACGGACGACGGCCTGGGCATGTTCCTGTCCCTGCTCGACGCGGTGGTGAGCGCATGA
- a CDS encoding trypsin-like serine peptidase — MRSTLRLLAAALLVVPVLAGTATAATAEHFEQTQKVGQDEVVSTVVGGRSSETTISRPGSWYLKAHFSALRLVAGDVLTVANPAGTESYRYTADPLASGTASADATGFWAMSITGDRAVVAIKGRDGGAPHPASRAKLDKITRGFTDAELAREAEIAPKSICGTNDYRDVACYQTSNPTEFGRTKSVAKLLRNGGSLCTAWRVGPNNRMLTNNHCFTSGTGIEVWFNYQCPTCGGTTSATVTKVLVSSVLKTSTALDYTLFSVTNFTTISSFGYLELDARVPAVGEEMYVVGHPAGKLKKLSLRDDQNGGGYCKVTAVKVNGDSAQSDIAYKCDTEGGSSGSPVLSRQTHKVIGLHHWGGCPNQGVRIDLIAAQVNPLL; from the coding sequence GTGCGGAGCACCCTGCGCCTCCTCGCTGCCGCCCTGCTCGTTGTACCCGTGCTGGCGGGAACCGCAACCGCCGCCACCGCGGAGCACTTCGAGCAGACCCAGAAGGTCGGCCAGGACGAGGTCGTCTCGACCGTCGTCGGCGGCCGGTCCTCCGAGACCACGATCTCGCGTCCCGGGTCGTGGTACCTCAAGGCCCACTTCAGCGCCCTGCGGCTGGTGGCGGGCGACGTCCTGACCGTCGCCAACCCCGCCGGCACCGAGTCCTACCGCTACACCGCCGACCCGCTCGCCTCCGGCACGGCGTCCGCCGACGCCACCGGGTTCTGGGCGATGTCGATCACCGGCGACCGCGCGGTCGTGGCGATCAAGGGCCGGGACGGCGGCGCGCCGCACCCGGCCTCCCGCGCCAAGCTCGACAAGATCACCCGCGGCTTCACCGACGCCGAGCTGGCTCGGGAAGCGGAGATCGCGCCGAAGAGCATCTGCGGCACCAACGACTACCGGGACGTCGCCTGCTACCAGACGTCCAACCCGACCGAGTTCGGCCGGACCAAGTCGGTCGCCAAGCTGCTGCGCAACGGCGGGTCGCTGTGCACGGCGTGGCGGGTCGGCCCCAACAACCGGATGCTGACCAACAACCACTGCTTCACCAGCGGCACCGGCATCGAGGTGTGGTTCAACTACCAGTGCCCGACGTGCGGCGGGACCACGTCCGCGACCGTCACCAAGGTGCTGGTGTCCTCGGTGCTCAAGACCAGCACGGCGTTGGACTACACGCTGTTCAGCGTCACCAACTTCACCACCATCAGCTCGTTCGGCTACCTGGAGCTGGACGCGCGCGTGCCGGCCGTGGGCGAGGAGATGTACGTCGTCGGCCACCCGGCGGGGAAGCTCAAGAAGCTGTCCCTGCGCGACGACCAGAACGGCGGCGGGTACTGCAAGGTGACCGCGGTCAAGGTCAACGGCGACTCGGCGCAGTCCGACATCGCCTACAAGTGCGACACCGAGGGCGGCTCGTCGGGTTCGCCGGTGCTGTCCCGGCAGACGCACAAGGTCATCGGCCTGCACCACTGGGGCGGGTGCCCGAACCAGGGCGTCCGGATCGACCTGATCGCGGCCCAGGTCAACCCACTGCTGTGA
- a CDS encoding ABC transporter substrate-binding protein, with product MRAPALILAVTALLAAACAPADQATPTPTRVDGVACTKDKLATLTPGKITFGTDQPVYQPWFVDDDPTNGKGFESAVAYAVAEELGYAKTDVVWTRVPFNAAIQPGKKSYDADINEFSITDERRQAVDFSAPYYDVDQVLITLKSSKAASVKTLAEVKKVKIGAQVGTTSFEAAKRLSPEQDVAVYNTNDDAKAALRAGQIDALVVDLPTAFYITSAELDDGQIVGQVPGGDGRPEQFGIVLDKGSPLTGCVSNAVESLRSKGTLAKLEQEWLSSAGNAPELK from the coding sequence ATGCGTGCACCCGCACTGATACTCGCCGTGACCGCCCTGCTCGCGGCCGCCTGCGCCCCCGCGGACCAGGCCACCCCCACCCCGACCCGGGTCGACGGCGTCGCCTGCACCAAGGACAAGCTGGCCACCCTGACGCCGGGCAAGATCACCTTCGGCACCGACCAGCCCGTCTACCAGCCGTGGTTCGTCGACGACGACCCCACCAACGGCAAGGGCTTCGAGTCGGCCGTCGCCTACGCGGTCGCGGAGGAGCTCGGCTACGCCAAGACCGACGTCGTGTGGACGCGGGTGCCGTTCAACGCGGCCATCCAGCCCGGCAAGAAGTCCTACGACGCCGACATCAACGAGTTCTCCATCACCGACGAGCGCCGGCAGGCGGTCGACTTCTCCGCGCCGTACTACGACGTGGACCAGGTGCTGATCACCCTGAAGTCGTCCAAGGCCGCGTCGGTGAAGACGCTCGCCGAGGTGAAGAAGGTCAAGATCGGCGCCCAGGTCGGAACCACGTCGTTCGAGGCGGCCAAGCGCCTGTCGCCGGAGCAGGACGTGGCCGTCTACAACACCAACGACGACGCCAAGGCCGCCCTGCGGGCCGGGCAGATCGACGCGCTGGTGGTGGACCTGCCGACCGCCTTCTACATCACCTCCGCCGAGCTGGACGACGGCCAGATCGTCGGCCAGGTCCCCGGCGGCGACGGTCGGCCCGAGCAGTTCGGCATCGTGCTGGACAAGGGCAGCCCGCTCACCGGCTGCGTCTCCAACGCCGTCGAGTCCCTGCGCTCCAAGGGCACCCTCGCGAAGCTGGAGCAGGAGTGGCTGTCGTCGGCGGGCAACGCACCCGAGCTGAAGTGA
- a CDS encoding DUF3800 domain-containing protein: protein MTVHAFVDESRRQDTYYLAAAIIHPRQLRQTRSVLRGLLFPGQRELHFAKETPSRRKLIVSTLCELGVEVDIYAANCRKGEERARRECLTRLTAGLVQRDALRLVLDSREGRDVHDRETIVRVLRKADPDTPFSYEHFESAGEPLLWLADIVAWCHGAGGDWARRIRPVVGDLIRLDYP from the coding sequence GTGACCGTGCACGCCTTCGTCGACGAATCCCGCCGCCAGGACACCTACTACCTGGCAGCGGCCATCATCCACCCGCGGCAACTGCGCCAGACGCGATCGGTGCTGCGAGGCCTGCTCTTCCCCGGCCAACGTGAGTTGCACTTCGCGAAGGAGACGCCCTCCCGTCGGAAGCTGATCGTCTCCACGCTGTGCGAGCTTGGCGTGGAAGTCGACATCTACGCGGCGAACTGTCGCAAGGGTGAGGAGCGTGCGCGGCGCGAGTGCCTGACCCGGTTGACGGCCGGTCTGGTGCAGCGGGACGCCCTGCGCCTGGTGCTCGACAGCCGTGAGGGGCGCGACGTCCACGACCGCGAGACCATCGTGAGGGTGCTCAGGAAGGCCGATCCCGACACGCCGTTCTCCTACGAGCACTTCGAGAGCGCGGGGGAACCGCTGTTGTGGCTCGCTGACATCGTCGCCTGGTGCCACGGCGCGGGTGGGGACTGGGCTCGTCGGATCCGGCCGGTGGTGGGCGACCTGATCCGCCTGGACTACCCCTAG
- a CDS encoding NAD-dependent epimerase/dehydratase family protein, which yields MRILVLGGTVFLGRAVAAEGVRRGYEVVCAARGESGVVPDGAVHVPVDRNVGLGALAGEVFDAVVDVARSVTWVRDAVRSIRSRHWTFVSTCSVYADHATPGSVETLPPLEDDPDAPMTPERYGSVKVASENAIKEVRDAFIVRAGLITGPGDTSDRFGYWPNRLAKGGRVVVPDVPDQPAQHVDVRDLAAWIVDSAENGTTGTFDAIGPSNPLSLLLGEIAGATAPPGTELVRIPEKVLEEHGIAPWAGPRSLPLWLPGSHRSLMFRDAGPALAAGLKPRPTAETALDSLEYERGLGSDRQRRAGLTADVEAELLTAVG from the coding sequence ATGCGGATCCTGGTGCTGGGTGGGACGGTCTTCCTCGGGCGGGCGGTGGCGGCCGAAGGGGTTCGGCGGGGGTATGAGGTTGTTTGTGCTGCTCGCGGTGAGTCTGGGGTGGTGCCGGACGGGGCTGTGCACGTGCCGGTGGACCGGAACGTCGGGCTGGGGGCGTTGGCCGGCGAGGTGTTCGACGCGGTTGTGGACGTGGCGCGCAGTGTGACCTGGGTGCGGGATGCCGTCAGATCCATTCGAAGTCGGCACTGGACGTTTGTGTCCACCTGTTCCGTTTATGCCGATCACGCCACGCCGGGCAGCGTGGAGACGCTGCCACCGCTGGAGGACGACCCCGACGCGCCGATGACGCCCGAGCGCTACGGCAGTGTGAAGGTCGCCAGTGAGAACGCGATCAAGGAAGTGCGGGACGCGTTCATCGTGAGGGCCGGGTTGATCACGGGTCCGGGGGACACCAGCGACCGGTTCGGGTATTGGCCCAACCGGTTGGCCAAAGGTGGTCGGGTGGTGGTGCCGGACGTGCCGGACCAGCCCGCCCAGCACGTCGACGTCCGCGACCTCGCCGCCTGGATCGTGGACTCCGCCGAGAACGGCACCACGGGCACCTTCGACGCCATCGGCCCCTCGAACCCGCTCAGCCTCCTGCTCGGCGAGATCGCCGGCGCCACCGCCCCGCCCGGCACGGAACTGGTGCGCATCCCCGAGAAGGTCCTCGAAGAGCACGGGATCGCGCCCTGGGCCGGGCCGCGGAGCCTGCCGTTGTGGTTGCCGGGCTCGCACCGCTCCCTGATGTTCCGCGACGCCGGTCCGGCGCTGGCCGCGGGCCTCAAACCGCGCCCCACGGCCGAGACCGCGCTCGACTCGTTGGAGTACGAGCGCGGCCTTGGATCGGACCGTCAGCGCCGCGCGGGGCTGACCGCGGACGTGGAGGCCGAACTGCTCACAGCAGTGGGTTGA
- a CDS encoding MBL fold metallo-hydrolase: protein MRIVHFGHSCVLVDTGTARLLFDPGAWSTGFEEVRDLDAVLVTHRHPDHLDPARLPDLLAANPKAVLYAADELDGATPARPGDVLDIAGAYVHVLDAPHEEVHPSVEVPTNVGYLVDHGAFYHPGDSLTVPEQKVDILAVPTAAPWMKVSEAADFLGKVGPRIAIPIHEAIAARTEIYYRVLSTTAPEGTEFMVLPRGESAEL, encoded by the coding sequence ATGCGAATCGTCCACTTCGGACACTCGTGCGTGCTGGTCGACACCGGGACCGCCCGCCTGCTGTTCGACCCCGGCGCCTGGTCGACCGGGTTCGAGGAGGTCAGGGACCTGGACGCGGTCCTGGTGACGCACCGCCACCCCGACCACCTCGACCCCGCCCGGCTGCCCGACCTGCTCGCCGCCAACCCGAAGGCGGTCCTCTACGCGGCCGACGAGCTGGACGGCGCCACCCCCGCCCGACCGGGTGACGTGCTGGACATCGCCGGCGCGTACGTCCACGTCCTCGACGCGCCGCACGAGGAGGTCCACCCGTCCGTGGAGGTGCCGACCAACGTGGGCTACCTGGTCGACCACGGCGCGTTCTACCACCCGGGCGACTCGCTGACCGTGCCCGAGCAGAAGGTGGACATCCTCGCCGTGCCGACCGCCGCGCCCTGGATGAAGGTCTCCGAGGCCGCCGACTTCCTCGGGAAGGTCGGCCCGCGCATCGCGATCCCGATCCACGAGGCCATCGCGGCCCGGACGGAGATCTACTACCGGGTTCTGTCGACCACCGCGCCCGAGGGCACGGAGTTCATGGTGCTGCCGAGGGGCGAGTCGGCCGAGCTGTAG
- a CDS encoding phosphoribosylaminoimidazolesuccinocarboxamide synthase encodes MPKLADYRQIAAGKVRSIHEVDDKLLLLVASDRISAYDHVLTTPIPDKGRVLTAMSVFWFEKFADLVPNHLVAWDDPRIPAEVRGRALLVKRLDMVQVECVARGYLTGSGMVEYQQSGAVCGVELPPGLVEASELAEPIFTPATKAEIGSHDENVSFEVVVESVGLDLATRLRTATLDVYAAAREFARSRGVVLADTKFEFGLDADGTLVLGDEVLTPDSSRYWPADGYEPGRVQPSFDKQYVRDWLTSAESGWDRATDTPPPPLPDHVVAATRARYVEAYERITGLSFDDWIS; translated from the coding sequence GTGCCCAAGCTCGCTGACTACCGCCAGATCGCGGCCGGCAAGGTCCGCAGCATCCACGAGGTGGACGACAAGCTGCTGCTGCTCGTCGCCTCGGACCGGATCTCGGCCTACGACCACGTCCTGACCACGCCCATCCCGGACAAGGGCCGCGTGCTCACCGCGATGAGCGTGTTCTGGTTCGAGAAGTTCGCGGACCTGGTGCCCAACCACCTGGTGGCGTGGGACGACCCGCGCATCCCGGCGGAGGTCCGGGGGCGGGCGCTGCTGGTCAAGCGGCTGGACATGGTGCAGGTCGAGTGCGTGGCGCGCGGGTACCTGACCGGGTCGGGCATGGTCGAGTACCAGCAGAGCGGCGCGGTGTGCGGGGTCGAGCTGCCGCCGGGGCTGGTCGAGGCTTCGGAGCTCGCGGAGCCGATCTTCACGCCCGCGACCAAGGCCGAGATCGGGTCGCACGACGAGAACGTGTCGTTCGAGGTCGTGGTCGAGTCGGTGGGCCTGGACCTGGCCACGCGGCTGCGGACCGCCACCCTGGACGTGTACGCGGCGGCGCGGGAGTTCGCCCGGTCGCGCGGGGTGGTCCTGGCGGACACGAAGTTCGAGTTCGGGCTGGACGCGGACGGCACCCTGGTGCTGGGCGACGAGGTGCTGACGCCGGACTCGTCCCGCTACTGGCCGGCGGACGGGTACGAGCCCGGCCGCGTGCAGCCGTCGTTCGACAAGCAGTACGTGCGCGACTGGCTGACCTCGGCGGAGTCCGGCTGGGACCGGGCGACGGACACGCCGCCCCCGCCGCTGCCCGACCACGTGGTCGCGGCGACCCGCGCCCGGTACGTCGAGGCCTACGAGCGGATCACCGGGCTGTCGTTCGACGACTGGATCTCCTAG
- a CDS encoding DUF2334 domain-containing protein, with protein sequence MVATLVVSLSGIGPSTLSRCADLADELDRRRVPLSLLLAPRKAVPGEALDWVRARARGTDALVLHGFDHDTDPCRRPVSLRRRAEFSALPAHEAGLRLVAARSALHRLGLATDAFAPPSWLASPGTLVALRRHRFAVCADMAGVRDLRTGDVRAGRVRMVTDHWSYLAGVGRAARRGGFVRVGVDAADLDRLRDPLLEAVDIALHHGAVPGTYSSADSPLGSTMNSVPSGAVVDRTR encoded by the coding sequence ATGGTCGCCACCCTCGTGGTTTCGCTGTCCGGCATCGGGCCGAGCACGTTGTCCCGGTGCGCCGACCTGGCCGACGAACTGGACCGGCGGCGGGTGCCGCTGTCCTTGCTCCTCGCGCCGCGCAAGGCCGTGCCCGGCGAGGCGCTGGACTGGGTGCGGGCGCGGGCGCGCGGGACGGACGCCCTGGTCCTGCACGGCTTCGACCACGACACCGACCCGTGCCGGCGTCCGGTGTCGCTGCGGCGGAGGGCGGAGTTCTCGGCCCTGCCCGCGCACGAGGCCGGGCTGCGCCTGGTCGCGGCCCGGTCCGCGCTGCACCGGCTGGGCCTGGCCACCGACGCCTTCGCCCCGCCGAGCTGGCTCGCGTCACCGGGCACGCTGGTCGCGCTGCGCCGGCACCGGTTCGCGGTGTGCGCGGACATGGCGGGCGTGCGCGACCTGCGCACCGGTGACGTGCGGGCGGGTCGGGTGCGGATGGTGACCGACCACTGGAGCTACCTGGCGGGCGTGGGGCGGGCGGCCCGGCGCGGTGGGTTCGTGCGGGTGGGCGTGGACGCCGCCGACCTGGACCGCCTGCGCGACCCCTTGCTGGAGGCCGTGGACATCGCCCTGCACCACGGTGCCGTTCCCGGGACCTACAGCTCGGCCGACTCGCCCCTCGGCAGCACCATGAACTCCGTGCCCTCGGGCGCGGTGGTCGACAGAACCCGGTAG
- the purL gene encoding phosphoribosylformylglycinamidine synthase subunit PurL, with amino-acid sequence MSLDTVKNAESTPDQEQPYKELGLKDDEYARIREILGRRPTDAELAMYSVMWSEHCSYKSSKVHLKYFSETTTDEMRAKMLAGIGENAGVVDIGDGWAITFKVESHNHPSYVEPYQGAATGVGGIVRDILAMGARPLAVMDPLRFGPADAPDTRRVLPGIVAGVGGYGNCLGLPNIGGEVVFDESYAGNPLVNALCVGAMRVEDLHLAHASGAGNKIILYGARTGLDGIGGVSVLASETFDDTAGKRKKLPSVQVGDPFTEKVLIECSLELFRQKLVVGIQDLGGAGLSCATSELASAGDGGMRVQLDKVPLRASGMTPAEVLSSESQERMCAVVRPEDVDAFMAVCAKWDVIATEIGEVTEGDRLVITWHDEVVVDVPPRTVAHEGPVYNRPVQRPADQDALQADSADKLPKPAREELLDLVKRMAASPNLASRQWVTQQYDRYVRGGTVLAQPADSGMIRIDEDTHRGVALSTDCNGRYTKLDPYTGAKLALAEAYRNVATTGATPVAVTNCLNFGSPEDPAVMWQFEQAVKGLADGCVELGIPVTGGNVSFYNQTGATAILPTPVVGVLGVIDDVRRRIPTGIGAEAGETLLLLGETHAEFDGSEWAHVVHGHLGGLPPRVDLTREKLLGEVLVAGSRDGMLSAAHDLAEGGLAQALVETCLIGETGARVFLEGDLFTELFSESAGRVLVAVPRTEELRFTDMCTARGLPWRKVGVVDPESRSLEIQGLGELGLDELRTAWEGTLPALFD; translated from the coding sequence ATGAGCCTCGACACGGTCAAGAACGCGGAGTCCACGCCCGACCAGGAGCAGCCCTACAAGGAGCTGGGCCTGAAGGACGACGAGTACGCCCGCATCCGCGAGATCCTCGGCCGCCGCCCCACGGACGCCGAGCTGGCGATGTACTCGGTCATGTGGAGCGAGCACTGCTCCTACAAGTCGTCCAAGGTGCACCTGAAGTACTTCAGCGAGACCACCACCGACGAGATGCGCGCCAAGATGCTCGCGGGCATCGGCGAGAACGCCGGCGTGGTGGACATCGGCGACGGCTGGGCGATCACCTTCAAGGTCGAGAGCCACAACCACCCGTCGTACGTCGAGCCCTACCAGGGCGCGGCGACCGGCGTGGGCGGCATCGTCCGCGACATCCTCGCGATGGGCGCGCGCCCGCTGGCCGTGATGGACCCGCTGCGGTTCGGCCCGGCCGACGCCCCGGACACCCGGCGGGTGCTGCCGGGCATCGTCGCCGGCGTCGGTGGCTACGGCAACTGCCTGGGCCTGCCCAACATCGGCGGCGAGGTCGTCTTCGACGAGTCGTACGCGGGCAACCCGCTGGTCAACGCCCTGTGCGTGGGTGCGATGCGGGTCGAGGACCTGCACCTGGCGCACGCTTCCGGCGCGGGCAACAAGATCATCCTGTACGGCGCGCGGACCGGGCTCGACGGCATCGGCGGCGTGTCGGTGCTGGCGTCGGAGACCTTCGACGACACCGCCGGCAAGCGCAAGAAGCTGCCGAGCGTCCAGGTGGGCGACCCGTTCACCGAGAAGGTGCTGATCGAGTGCTCGCTGGAGCTGTTCCGGCAGAAGCTCGTCGTCGGCATCCAGGACCTGGGCGGCGCGGGCCTGTCGTGCGCGACCTCGGAGCTGGCCAGCGCCGGTGACGGTGGCATGCGCGTCCAGCTGGACAAGGTGCCGTTGCGCGCGTCGGGCATGACGCCCGCCGAGGTGCTGTCCAGCGAGTCGCAGGAGCGCATGTGCGCGGTCGTGCGGCCGGAGGACGTGGACGCGTTCATGGCCGTGTGCGCCAAGTGGGACGTGATCGCGACCGAGATCGGCGAGGTCACCGAGGGCGACCGCCTGGTCATCACGTGGCACGACGAGGTCGTGGTGGACGTCCCGCCGCGCACCGTCGCCCACGAGGGCCCGGTGTACAACCGGCCTGTCCAGCGCCCTGCCGACCAGGACGCCCTCCAGGCGGACAGCGCCGACAAGCTGCCCAAGCCGGCGCGGGAAGAGCTGCTGGACCTGGTCAAGCGCATGGCCGCGTCGCCGAACCTGGCGTCCCGGCAGTGGGTGACCCAGCAGTACGACCGGTACGTGCGCGGCGGCACGGTGCTCGCGCAGCCCGCCGACTCCGGCATGATCCGGATCGACGAGGACACCCACCGCGGCGTCGCCCTGTCCACGGACTGCAACGGCCGCTACACCAAGCTCGACCCGTACACCGGCGCGAAGCTGGCCCTGGCCGAGGCGTACCGCAACGTGGCGACCACCGGCGCGACCCCGGTCGCGGTCACCAACTGCCTCAACTTCGGCTCGCCCGAGGACCCGGCCGTGATGTGGCAGTTCGAGCAGGCCGTGAAGGGCCTCGCGGACGGCTGCGTCGAACTGGGCATCCCGGTCACCGGCGGCAACGTCAGCTTCTACAACCAGACCGGCGCGACCGCCATCCTCCCGACCCCGGTCGTGGGCGTCCTCGGCGTGATCGACGACGTCCGCCGCCGCATCCCCACCGGGATCGGCGCGGAGGCCGGCGAAACCCTGCTCCTGCTGGGCGAGACGCACGCGGAGTTCGACGGTTCGGAGTGGGCGCACGTCGTCCACGGCCACCTGGGCGGCCTCCCGCCCCGCGTGGACCTGACCCGCGAGAAGCTGCTGGGCGAGGTCCTGGTGGCGGGCTCGCGCGACGGCATGCTGTCGGCGGCCCACGACCTGGCCGAGGGCGGCCTGGCGCAGGCCCTGGTCGAAACGTGCCTGATCGGCGAGACCGGTGCCCGGGTGTTCCTCGAAGGGGACCTGTTCACCGAGCTGTTCAGCGAGTCGGCCGGTCGCGTGCTGGTGGCGGTGCCGCGCACGGAGGAGCTGCGGTTCACCGACATGTGCACGGCCCGCGGGCTGCCGTGGCGCAAGGTCGGCGTGGTGGACCCGGAGTCGCGGTCGCTGGAGATCCAGGGGCTGGGCGAACTGGGGTTGGACGAGCTGCGCACGGCCTGGGAGGGCACCCTCCCCGCGCTGTTCGACTAG
- a CDS encoding DUF3800 domain-containing protein, with product MTVHAFVDESRRSDKYYLAAAIVEPRHLRLLRSQLRGLLLPGQRELHFKKEKPERRRAILSAVAAFGTRVDIYRASCGRGEEWARQECLTRLVDDLLDVDGRRIVLDSRRERNRLDELTIRRALGKRPRETGVVYEHMDSAADPLLWLADIAAWCQGAGDDWARRIAPVIGSVVRLA from the coding sequence GTGACCGTGCACGCCTTCGTCGACGAATCCCGCCGCAGCGACAAGTACTACCTGGCGGCCGCCATCGTCGAGCCTCGCCACCTGCGCCTGTTGCGCTCACAACTGCGCGGCCTCCTGCTTCCCGGCCAGCGCGAGTTGCACTTCAAGAAGGAAAAGCCGGAGCGCAGGCGCGCGATCCTGTCGGCGGTGGCGGCTTTCGGCACGCGGGTCGACATCTACCGCGCGAGTTGTGGGCGTGGTGAGGAGTGGGCTCGGCAGGAGTGCCTGACCCGGCTGGTCGACGACCTGCTGGACGTCGACGGACGGCGGATCGTTCTCGACAGCCGTCGTGAGCGCAACCGGCTGGACGAGTTGACGATCCGGCGTGCGCTGGGCAAGCGGCCTCGGGAGACCGGCGTGGTGTACGAGCACATGGACAGCGCGGCCGACCCCTTGCTGTGGTTGGCGGACATCGCGGCTTGGTGCCAAGGCGCGGGTGACGACTGGGCCCGGCGGATCGCCCCGGTGATCGGCTCCGTCGTCCGCCTCGCCTAG
- the purS gene encoding phosphoribosylformylglycinamidine synthase subunit PurS codes for MARVVVDVMPKPEILDPQGQAVANALPRLGFDGVTTVRQGKHFELEVADDVDDATLAKIAETFLANPVIEDWVVRRVDA; via the coding sequence GTGGCCCGAGTCGTCGTCGACGTCATGCCGAAGCCCGAGATCCTCGACCCGCAAGGACAGGCGGTGGCCAACGCGCTGCCCCGTCTCGGGTTCGACGGAGTCACCACTGTCCGCCAGGGCAAGCACTTCGAGCTGGAGGTCGCCGACGACGTCGACGACGCCACGCTCGCCAAGATCGCCGAGACGTTCCTCGCCAACCCCGTGATCGAGGACTGGGTCGTCCGGCGGGTCGACGCATGA